The following are encoded in a window of bacterium SCSIO 12643 genomic DNA:
- a CDS encoding SpoIID/LytB domain-containing protein, translating to MTQRFILLFLFLSSFFAIGQQREHLVLGLFWNERPQTIIVSVRGGEYKLIADGKLEIPFGTSDMFHISTDGKKVKVKNLSTTFGSFNKVEIIEVNDTSSLNIKSSKPKLPNRVYEDNFRIYASENRLKILNDAKLANYVAGVVQWESGNGNDLEYYKVQAIITRTYALRNINKYESEGFNLCDRVDSQVYKGRTKNKDILRAVKETKDLVLVDDHMNLISAVFHSNSGGQTHNSEEVWTRKMPYLRSVEDTFSIGQPHYLWEKKISIEKWLGTFETKYHVNVKDPKIREYLLSYCPVKRQNYFLPKDTIKLTTVRSRFGLRSTDFCVKTEGDNVIIEGKGFGHGVGLSQEGAMKMALMGIPFEDILMFYYKDVHLVNLSTMDLLESGQ from the coding sequence ATGACACAACGTTTCATCTTACTTTTTCTCTTCCTGAGTTCATTCTTTGCAATTGGTCAGCAAAGAGAACATCTCGTTTTAGGGCTGTTTTGGAATGAACGCCCGCAAACCATTATTGTTTCTGTACGTGGAGGTGAATACAAGTTAATTGCAGATGGCAAACTTGAAATTCCATTTGGAACCAGTGATATGTTCCATATCAGTACAGATGGTAAAAAAGTCAAAGTCAAAAACTTAAGTACAACTTTTGGTTCGTTTAACAAAGTAGAGATCATTGAAGTTAATGATACCAGTAGCTTAAATATCAAGTCCAGTAAACCCAAACTACCTAATCGGGTGTATGAAGATAATTTTAGAATCTATGCGTCAGAAAACAGACTTAAAATTCTAAACGATGCCAAACTAGCAAACTATGTTGCAGGAGTGGTTCAATGGGAATCCGGTAATGGAAATGATCTGGAATACTATAAAGTACAGGCCATCATCACCAGAACTTATGCGCTAAGAAATATCAACAAGTATGAATCGGAAGGATTCAATCTTTGTGACCGAGTAGATTCTCAGGTATATAAAGGCCGCACAAAAAACAAGGATATTCTGCGTGCAGTAAAAGAAACCAAAGATCTGGTTTTAGTGGATGATCATATGAACTTAATCTCAGCAGTTTTTCATTCTAATTCAGGTGGGCAAACGCATAATTCTGAAGAGGTTTGGACACGTAAAATGCCATACTTAAGATCAGTTGAGGATACCTTCAGTATCGGTCAACCCCATTATCTATGGGAGAAAAAAATTAGTATTGAAAAATGGCTGGGGACATTTGAAACAAAGTATCATGTAAACGTAAAAGACCCAAAAATTAGAGAATATCTTTTAAGCTACTGTCCAGTGAAACGTCAGAACTATTTTCTACCTAAAGACACCATCAAGTTGACTACCGTACGTTCCAGATTTGGACTACGTTCTACCGACTTCTGTGTTAAAACAGAAGGAGACAATGTAATCATCGAAGGAAAAGGTTTTGGTCATGGGGTCGGCTTATCTCAAGAGGGAGCTATGAAAATGGCTTTGATGGGGATTCCATTTGAAGACATTTTAATGTTCTATTACAAAGACGTCCATCTTGTTAATCTAAGCACAATGGACCTTTTAGAATCCGGGCAATAG
- a CDS encoding gliding motility-associated C-terminal domain-containing protein — protein sequence MSNKLNPFEEQLRKAAENHEVPYDASQWDKLERQLNQSGGAQSSSVKWGLSAVAVMVIGLGVYFYQDTTPEAAQQSEVLVESKSVSTEQVVKDEKETIDISNEIEAPKTEEEIQNDEVKGSDDSSSKQKTLASTTVKEVEPIEEKESVTETAEETENSIAVEESTEDQKSTVDVPQVLLAKETICAGVELTGTLDGLESEDIIWHLGNGETFEGSELKYTYLTDGDYEIKAYIPSLNQYAKSAHVTVHPKPDAQFSYIENIERGAIPVVYFSANTGGEKYYSWDLGDGHKVRAEGVAHTFRKQKDYEVSLRVMNKYGCFWTSYQRYTNEKEYNLLAPNSFSPNSDGTNDQWFPKSLTTGYYNFELVVYDRNHKEVFRTSDPNVQFDGRVNGTIAPSGEMFIWKADVVDPGGIRQEFGGTIISIY from the coding sequence ATGTCAAATAAATTAAATCCATTCGAGGAGCAATTACGAAAAGCTGCGGAGAACCACGAGGTACCGTATGACGCAAGTCAATGGGACAAATTGGAGCGCCAGTTAAATCAAAGTGGTGGAGCCCAAAGTTCTTCTGTGAAATGGGGATTATCAGCTGTAGCAGTAATGGTTATTGGTTTGGGTGTATATTTTTATCAAGATACAACACCTGAGGCAGCTCAACAATCTGAAGTATTAGTTGAAAGTAAATCAGTCTCTACCGAACAAGTAGTGAAAGATGAAAAAGAAACTATTGATATTTCAAATGAAATAGAAGCACCTAAAACAGAAGAAGAAATTCAGAATGATGAGGTAAAAGGTTCTGATGACAGTTCATCAAAACAAAAAACATTGGCGTCTACGACTGTAAAAGAAGTGGAACCAATTGAAGAAAAAGAAAGCGTAACTGAAACTGCTGAAGAAACAGAAAATAGTATTGCGGTTGAAGAATCCACTGAGGATCAAAAATCAACTGTAGATGTTCCTCAAGTTCTTTTAGCTAAAGAAACCATATGTGCAGGTGTAGAGTTAACAGGAACATTAGATGGTTTAGAAAGCGAAGATATCATATGGCATCTTGGAAATGGAGAGACGTTTGAAGGCTCTGAATTGAAGTATACATATTTAACAGATGGTGATTATGAAATCAAAGCTTATATCCCTTCTTTAAATCAATATGCAAAATCTGCTCATGTGACGGTACACCCGAAACCTGATGCGCAATTCTCTTATATTGAAAACATAGAGCGTGGTGCGATTCCGGTGGTTTATTTTTCGGCCAATACAGGTGGCGAGAAATATTATTCATGGGATCTGGGAGATGGACATAAAGTACGCGCAGAAGGTGTCGCACATACTTTCCGCAAACAAAAAGATTATGAAGTATCGTTGAGGGTAATGAATAAGTACGGATGTTTCTGGACAAGTTACCAACGATATACCAATGAGAAAGAATACAATTTATTAGCTCCAAATAGCTTCAGCCCCAACAGTGATGGCACCAATGATCAGTGGTTCCCTAAGTCTTTGACCACAGGGTACTACAACTTTGAATTAGTGGTGTATGATAGAAATCACAAAGAAGTATTTAGAACATCAGATCCTAACGTTCAATTTGATGGAAGAGTGAATGGTACCATTGCACCTTCCGGTGAGATGTTTATTTGGAAAGCCGATGTGGTAGATCCGGGTGGTATTCGACAAGAGTTTGGCGGAACAATAATTTCTATTTATTAA
- the lpxB gene encoding lipid-A-disaccharide synthase, which produces MKYFLIAGEASGDLHGSNLIKTLKKEDPNAEFMAWGGDLMEQSGAKILKHYKDLAFMGFLVVLQNIRTILNNEKLCKSQIAEFQPDAVIFIDYPGFNLRIAKWAKKNNFKTLYYISPKVWAWKQSRAWKIKKTIDKMFVIFPFEVPFYKNYDYDVEFIGHPLMDAIDQFQNESQSFKDFTKENQLGDKPIVAMLPGSRNDEIRHMLPVMLETAKQFPEYQFVIAGAPSQKTEFYHHVAGTTDLPILFGKTYDLLHHSTAGLITSGTATLEAALFNVPQVVCYKGNSISYEIAKRLVKVKYISLVNLVLDAEVVKELIQGDLTVQKTSAELKLILKNPDYHTKMMNEYVALRKALGNPGASERTAKMMLKYLQS; this is translated from the coding sequence ATGAAATACTTTTTAATAGCAGGGGAAGCTTCCGGAGATTTACATGGAAGTAACCTCATCAAAACTCTAAAAAAAGAAGATCCGAATGCTGAGTTTATGGCCTGGGGTGGTGACTTAATGGAGCAATCCGGAGCTAAAATCTTGAAGCATTATAAAGATTTGGCATTCATGGGTTTTTTAGTTGTTCTTCAAAACATCAGAACAATTTTGAATAATGAAAAACTTTGTAAATCTCAGATTGCGGAGTTTCAACCCGATGCTGTGATCTTCATAGATTACCCGGGGTTCAATTTACGCATCGCGAAATGGGCCAAGAAAAACAATTTTAAAACACTTTACTATATCTCTCCTAAAGTGTGGGCATGGAAACAAAGTCGCGCATGGAAAATCAAAAAGACGATTGACAAAATGTTTGTCATTTTTCCATTTGAGGTTCCATTCTATAAAAACTACGATTATGATGTGGAGTTCATAGGTCATCCTCTTATGGATGCGATTGATCAATTCCAAAATGAGAGTCAATCATTTAAAGATTTCACAAAAGAAAATCAACTTGGAGATAAACCGATTGTAGCTATGTTACCTGGAAGTCGTAATGATGAAATTCGTCATATGCTACCCGTAATGTTAGAAACTGCTAAACAATTCCCGGAATATCAATTTGTCATTGCCGGAGCTCCTTCTCAAAAAACAGAATTTTATCATCATGTAGCTGGAACAACTGATTTACCTATTCTTTTTGGTAAGACGTATGATCTTTTGCATCATAGTACAGCCGGGTTAATCACCTCTGGTACCGCCACGTTAGAAGCAGCATTGTTCAATGTACCTCAAGTGGTTTGTTATAAGGGAAATTCTATTTCATATGAAATCGCAAAAAGACTCGTAAAAGTCAAATACATTTCATTGGTAAACCTGGTTTTAGATGCCGAGGTGGTTAAGGAGCTTATACAAGGGGATCTTACCGTTCAAAAAACATCTGCAGAACTAAAGTTAATCTTAAAGAATCCTGATTATCATACCAAAATGATGAACGAATATGTGGCGCTTCGAAAAGCACTTGGAAATCCTGGTGCTTCGGAAAGAACCGCAAAAATGATGTTAAAATATTTGCAATCTTAG
- a CDS encoding DUF4924 family protein — translation MLEADKKRSENIIEYLLYMYHTEDVIRSCQLNLDLIKSAIIDPSGLKDEEKKELMSWYKEIVHKMEQDNIEDRGHLQELIDIIGELSYLHSRLISDQTNDKYKSKYDAANSHLVEISQKSSGATLNPIELALNGIYGVMTLKMKKQDVYPETIEAVKTFTEFLAYLGKVYHLVKRGEYRLN, via the coding sequence ATGTTAGAAGCAGATAAAAAGCGTTCTGAGAATATCATTGAATATTTGCTGTATATGTACCACACCGAAGATGTGATACGTTCATGTCAATTAAATCTGGACTTAATAAAGTCTGCGATTATTGACCCTTCCGGGTTGAAGGATGAAGAGAAGAAAGAACTAATGTCCTGGTACAAAGAGATTGTACATAAAATGGAACAGGATAATATCGAGGATAGAGGTCACCTTCAGGAGTTGATTGATATTATAGGCGAGCTGTCATATTTGCATAGCAGACTGATTAGTGATCAAACCAACGACAAGTACAAATCCAAGTATGATGCCGCAAATTCACATTTAGTAGAGATTTCTCAGAAATCTTCTGGAGCCACTTTGAATCCAATTGAGTTGGCTTTGAATGGAATTTACGGAGTGATGACTTTGAAAATGAAAAAGCAGGATGTATATCCGGAAACGATAGAAGCAGTAAAGACTTTTACGGAGTTCTTAGCCTATTTAGGAAAAGTATATCACCTGGTAAAAAGAGGTGAGTACAGATTAAATTAA
- a CDS encoding DUF4139 domain-containing protein, which yields MKKALIFGFLFFLFTHAFAEKKIVESKISNVTVYPVGAMVNRTVNVKIPTGTHTIVLDALTASIDPNTIQVEGKGNFDILSVKFEHFYPYQTTKPKGIELIEDSLKMYRDQRYLLEAEDKAFDQERQMILANQKISGANSSVSVEQLNAMAKYYRSRLNEISKEKLRNKNERTKVIAEENRLSGTLAGMNNYKYEKVGRILVETSSKTLTSATFNFSYFTHLAGWQPKYNIKAKSDQENIDVDYHALVYQNTGLDWNKVDLVLSTSRPTYNNQKPELHPWYLSFYQKGAKAQGTYAWSYGTAQVEVEEDMEATPEAGNVYYNDGQYKKLEKRKDANFVGAGVLMNALNTSYKIDQKYTVVSNNTQKQVFIKNIKIPAMFNHYSVPSMEKEAFLTASIENWDSYDLVPGNATLFYNNTYVGRSYIYSNTTDDTLQISLGRDQGVKLTRDKVQDLCSHKKIGSNIKKTFTYELAVKNTNREEITIVIYDRVPVSKIDKIEVTIGDIAGAELDKETGILKWTKTIPAGERMSWRFNYEVKYPKGASINL from the coding sequence ATGAAAAAGGCATTGATTTTTGGTTTTTTATTCTTTTTGTTTACCCATGCATTTGCTGAAAAAAAGATAGTAGAAAGTAAGATTTCTAATGTAACCGTTTATCCGGTGGGAGCTATGGTGAACAGAACAGTAAACGTTAAGATTCCTACAGGAACACATACCATTGTATTGGATGCGTTAACTGCATCCATTGATCCAAATACCATACAAGTTGAAGGCAAAGGAAACTTCGATATTCTATCCGTGAAGTTTGAACACTTCTATCCGTACCAAACAACGAAACCAAAAGGAATCGAATTGATTGAAGACTCTTTAAAAATGTATAGAGATCAACGCTATCTTTTAGAAGCTGAAGACAAAGCTTTTGATCAGGAAAGACAGATGATTTTAGCCAATCAAAAAATTTCAGGGGCAAACTCTAGTGTATCTGTAGAACAGTTAAATGCAATGGCAAAATATTACAGATCGAGATTGAATGAGATCAGTAAAGAAAAGTTGAGAAATAAAAATGAACGAACCAAAGTAATCGCAGAAGAGAATAGACTCTCAGGTACTTTAGCTGGTATGAATAATTATAAGTATGAAAAAGTAGGACGCATTCTGGTAGAGACTTCTAGTAAGACTTTAACATCTGCTACATTTAACTTTTCGTATTTTACACATTTAGCTGGATGGCAACCGAAGTATAATATTAAAGCTAAATCAGATCAGGAGAATATTGATGTAGATTATCACGCATTGGTATATCAGAATACCGGATTGGATTGGAACAAAGTGGACTTGGTTCTATCGACTTCAAGACCTACTTACAATAATCAGAAACCAGAATTACATCCATGGTATTTGAGCTTTTATCAGAAAGGAGCCAAAGCGCAGGGAACCTATGCCTGGTCTTACGGGACAGCTCAGGTTGAAGTAGAGGAGGATATGGAGGCTACACCAGAAGCTGGAAATGTATATTATAATGATGGACAATATAAAAAACTAGAGAAAAGGAAGGATGCCAATTTTGTGGGAGCAGGTGTTTTGATGAATGCATTGAATACTTCTTACAAGATTGATCAGAAGTATACTGTGGTGAGTAATAATACGCAGAAACAGGTATTTATTAAGAACATAAAGATTCCAGCAATGTTTAATCATTATTCTGTGCCAAGTATGGAAAAAGAAGCCTTCTTAACGGCATCTATTGAGAATTGGGATTCTTATGATTTAGTACCAGGGAATGCAACACTGTTTTATAACAATACTTACGTAGGTAGATCGTATATATATTCGAATACAACTGATGATACCTTACAGATTTCTTTGGGAAGAGATCAGGGAGTAAAATTAACCAGAGATAAGGTGCAGGATTTGTGTTCGCATAAAAAGATTGGAAGCAATATTAAAAAGACATTTACTTATGAATTAGCTGTAAAAAACACGAATAGAGAAGAGATCACTATAGTGATCTATGATCGTGTACCTGTCTCTAAAATCGATAAGATTGAAGTTACGATTGGAGACATTGCAGGGGCGGAGTTAGATAAAGAAACCGGTATTTTAAAATGGACGAAAACCATTCCTGCGGGTGAACGAATGAGTTGGAGATTCAATTATGAGGTCAAGTATCCAAAAGGCGCTAGCATCAATCTGTAA
- the surE gene encoding 5'/3'-nucleotidase SurE — protein MSKKPLILVTNDDGVTAKGINSLVEVAKKFGDVIVVAPDKPQSAMGHAITINSILHVNEVSENGNVKTLSTSGTPVDCVKLAVNEILDRKPDLVVSGINHGSNASINVIYSGTMSAAVEACIEGIPAIGFSLLDYSADADFTASKHFAELIIPHVLKNGLPSGICLNVNIPKLPLSEVKGIKVCHQANANWEEKFDKRTNPSGHVYYWLTGDFVNYEVGDDTDLWALDHGYVSIVPTQFDMTAHSSIKNMTKLFNHVGER, from the coding sequence ATGTCAAAAAAACCACTAATTCTGGTTACCAACGATGATGGTGTTACAGCCAAAGGAATCAACTCACTTGTAGAAGTTGCAAAGAAATTTGGAGATGTTATTGTAGTTGCTCCAGACAAGCCTCAATCGGCTATGGGTCATGCAATCACCATCAATTCAATTTTACATGTAAATGAAGTTTCGGAAAATGGAAATGTCAAAACTTTAAGTACCAGTGGTACTCCAGTGGATTGTGTAAAATTAGCGGTAAATGAGATTCTGGATAGAAAACCGGATTTAGTAGTTAGCGGAATTAATCACGGTTCAAATGCATCTATCAATGTCATTTACTCAGGGACCATGTCTGCTGCAGTTGAAGCGTGTATTGAGGGCATTCCTGCGATAGGGTTCTCTTTGTTAGATTATAGCGCAGATGCCGATTTCACCGCTTCAAAACATTTTGCTGAACTTATTATTCCTCATGTTTTAAAAAATGGACTTCCTTCCGGAATCTGTTTAAATGTAAATATTCCGAAGCTACCTTTAAGCGAAGTGAAAGGTATCAAGGTATGTCATCAGGCCAATGCCAACTGGGAGGAAAAGTTTGATAAAAGAACCAATCCTAGTGGACATGTATATTACTGGTTGACTGGAGATTTTGTAAACTATGAAGTTGGAGATGACACGGATTTATGGGCCTTAGATCATGGATATGTGTCAATAGTTCCTACGCAATTTGATATGACTGCCCACAGTTCAATTAAGAATATGACAAAACTTTTTAATCATGTTGGAGAAAGATAA
- a CDS encoding ComEC/Rec2 family competence protein yields the protein MSWLNKVPLIRLLIPFCIGIIVSFYYPNQVFPFLYTIVGLWGFQIVYLYFSKLGTQYKSRWHFGIFCISLFFGIGYFLANSKIEKFNSDHFSHQPSAQIQSYIGRVISEPEIKGKSIKTTLEIIQIKDDYNWIPASGKCLVYIQKDSSVHISFGDVLSFKSHPQEIDPPQNFNEFDYKRYLAHHYIYHRIYLQSDQFTTSPNNDFSIRDLSILIRNQLLQNYIDFGLQNDELALISALTLGKKDTLSTDIKQAYSSAGAMHILAVSGLHVGIILMIIQFCFSWLKKLQHGSHILSMLLILSVWGYTFISGLSPSVLRAATMFSFLILARLLDKKSNVYNTLALSAFAILCIRPYMLLEVGFQLSYLAVIGILYLYPFLYQLLTFRYTLLDKAWSITCVSICAQIATAPLGILYFHQFPSYFLLSNLVIIPAGFLLISIAICFQLFHGIPFISSVLSEILYHSISILNQFVAFIHDLPKALIQGLDISVLETWIIYLLTISVIIWFTQFKPKFVIYTLIFLCCITITQTIEKWEQLHQNEITFYHTGKQFSMEFNSGYQNTFYGSRRLTKNTEQMQFFVFHHWWSKGLNIFNSNIKTHQSPVYEFGNTRILYIDKNQLYSPQQIKAFQPHLIYVNTNKEVEFPTTGLETTPSIIAGPFVKKYTRIQLQKVCKKNKWKLFSLSDVGAIKIKLNEQQEPELFTTKNLAK from the coding sequence ATGTCTTGGCTCAATAAAGTACCCTTAATCCGGCTACTCATTCCTTTTTGCATAGGAATTATAGTATCGTTTTATTACCCTAATCAGGTATTTCCATTTTTGTATACCATCGTTGGTCTTTGGGGATTTCAAATCGTTTATCTATACTTTTCGAAACTTGGGACCCAATATAAAAGTAGATGGCATTTCGGCATATTTTGCATTTCCTTGTTTTTTGGAATAGGCTATTTTCTAGCCAACAGTAAAATTGAAAAATTCAATTCAGATCATTTCTCTCATCAACCTTCTGCCCAAATTCAATCCTATATAGGCCGCGTCATTTCCGAACCTGAAATCAAGGGCAAATCGATCAAAACCACTTTAGAAATCATCCAAATAAAAGATGATTATAATTGGATTCCGGCTTCTGGTAAATGTTTGGTTTACATTCAAAAAGATAGCTCAGTACATATTTCATTTGGAGACGTACTCTCCTTTAAATCCCACCCTCAAGAGATTGATCCTCCTCAAAACTTTAATGAGTTTGACTATAAAAGATATCTCGCACATCACTACATTTATCATCGAATTTATCTCCAATCGGATCAATTTACAACTTCACCCAACAATGATTTCTCCATAAGAGATCTATCAATTCTGATAAGAAATCAATTACTTCAGAATTATATAGATTTTGGTTTACAAAACGATGAACTGGCTTTAATCAGTGCTTTAACTTTAGGTAAAAAGGATACTCTCAGCACCGACATTAAGCAAGCATATTCCAGTGCAGGAGCGATGCATATTCTAGCTGTTTCCGGACTTCATGTAGGCATTATTCTTATGATAATACAGTTCTGTTTTTCCTGGCTAAAAAAACTCCAACATGGTTCTCATATTCTATCTATGTTATTAATACTTAGTGTTTGGGGCTACACATTCATTTCCGGATTATCTCCTTCAGTACTTAGAGCTGCGACCATGTTTTCTTTTCTAATTCTAGCACGACTACTAGATAAAAAGAGCAATGTCTATAACACGCTTGCGCTATCCGCCTTTGCCATTTTATGCATTCGACCTTATATGCTTTTGGAAGTAGGCTTTCAACTTTCATATTTAGCTGTAATCGGGATACTATATTTATATCCTTTCTTATATCAACTACTTACTTTTAGATACACTTTATTGGATAAAGCATGGAGCATTACCTGCGTCTCAATTTGTGCCCAAATCGCGACAGCACCTTTAGGAATTCTATACTTCCATCAATTCCCTTCTTACTTTTTGCTTTCGAATCTGGTCATCATTCCTGCTGGTTTTCTTTTAATCTCAATTGCGATCTGTTTTCAGTTATTTCACGGGATCCCTTTTATTTCATCTGTTCTATCTGAAATACTTTATCATAGTATTTCTATACTAAATCAATTTGTAGCCTTCATTCATGATCTTCCGAAGGCGCTCATTCAAGGGTTAGATATCTCTGTTTTAGAAACCTGGATCATTTATTTACTCACCATTTCAGTTATTATATGGTTCACTCAGTTTAAACCTAAATTCGTGATTTATACTTTGATTTTTCTATGCTGTATTACAATAACCCAAACCATAGAAAAATGGGAGCAACTACATCAAAATGAAATCACCTTCTATCATACAGGCAAACAATTTTCAATGGAGTTTAACTCGGGTTATCAAAACACATTTTACGGTTCGAGGAGGCTCACTAAAAATACAGAACAAATGCAATTTTTTGTTTTCCATCATTGGTGGTCTAAGGGGCTAAATATTTTTAATTCAAACATTAAAACACATCAATCTCCAGTGTATGAATTTGGAAACACCAGAATTCTCTATATTGATAAAAATCAGTTGTACTCACCCCAACAAATCAAAGCTTTTCAACCTCATCTCATTTATGTAAACACCAATAAGGAAGTAGAATTCCCAACAACTGGTCTAGAAACTACACCTAGCATCATTGCTGGCCCATTCGTAAAAAAATACACGAGGATTCAGCTACAAAAGGTCTGTAAGAAGAATAAATGGAAACTCTTTTCTTTAAGTGATGTCGGAGCAATCAAGATCAAATTAAATGAGCAACAAGAACCAGAATTATTTACCACCAAAAACCTCGCTAAATGA
- a CDS encoding MBL fold metallo-hydrolase: MRIYPLNTGNFKLDGGAMFGVVPKKLWERTNPADENNLCNWAMRSMLIEDGDRLILIDNGIGDKQDDKFFSHYYLNGDDSLDGNLARLGYHKDDITDVFLTHLHFDHCGGSVVWNKDRTMLLPAFKNAKFWSNERHWKWATEPNAREKASFLKENILPIQESGQLNFIQRSEGDFLKDSELGFDILFADGHTDAQMIPHIKYKDQTIVFAADLLPSTGHIPLPYVMGYDTRPLLTLTEKEKFLKSVADNKYMIFFEHDSVNELCTLKHTEKGVRLDETFSFSEVFGGK, translated from the coding sequence ATGAGAATTTATCCATTAAATACCGGGAATTTTAAACTAGACGGAGGCGCTATGTTTGGGGTAGTTCCAAAGAAACTGTGGGAGCGAACCAATCCGGCAGATGAGAATAATCTATGCAACTGGGCGATGCGTTCCATGTTGATTGAAGATGGTGATCGTTTGATATTAATTGATAATGGTATTGGGGATAAACAAGACGATAAATTCTTTAGCCATTATTACTTAAATGGAGATGATTCTTTAGATGGAAATCTGGCGAGGTTAGGATATCATAAAGATGATATTACAGATGTATTTCTTACGCATTTACATTTTGATCATTGTGGAGGAAGTGTCGTTTGGAATAAGGATAGGACCATGCTTCTACCTGCATTTAAAAATGCAAAGTTCTGGAGCAATGAGAGGCATTGGAAATGGGCTACTGAACCTAATGCCAGAGAGAAAGCATCATTCTTAAAAGAAAACATTTTACCGATTCAGGAAAGTGGACAATTAAATTTTATTCAAAGATCTGAAGGTGATTTTTTAAAAGACTCAGAATTGGGATTTGATATTTTATTTGCGGATGGCCATACGGATGCGCAGATGATTCCGCATATTAAATACAAAGACCAAACGATTGTATTTGCTGCTGATTTGTTACCATCAACAGGACATATTCCATTGCCATATGTCATGGGATATGATACACGTCCGTTACTGACTCTGACTGAAAAAGAGAAGTTCTTAAAATCTGTTGCAGATAATAAGTACATGATCTTCTTTGAACATGATTCTGTAAATGAATTATGTACTCTAAAACATACTGAAAAAGGTGTGCGTTTGGATGAAACTTTTTCATTTAGCGAGGTTTTTGGTGGTAAATAA
- a CDS encoding OmpH family outer membrane protein: MRIRGYRALVGIGLLSVVMVACETNKEEAKPNEVAPVVEEKKPVVEEGQKMRVVAMINSDTIMGQYEYAIFLRDELTAQKLKYEGLLRQKESKLRADMEKFQREASTLTQFEGQVRQKALYEAQDKFQMKQEEYARKLYELEESYNRDIDRAINEFLDRYCEDKPYEMVLSNSNLGIIRWAHESLDITNAVLEGLNAEYAEQNTTEKSAE; this comes from the coding sequence ATGAGAATTAGAGGATATAGAGCATTAGTAGGGATTGGATTACTGTCTGTTGTGATGGTGGCTTGTGAGACAAATAAAGAAGAGGCGAAGCCAAATGAAGTAGCTCCTGTTGTTGAAGAAAAAAAGCCGGTTGTTGAAGAAGGACAAAAGATGAGAGTGGTTGCAATGATCAATTCTGATACGATTATGGGGCAGTATGAGTATGCAATATTCTTAAGAGATGAACTTACAGCCCAAAAATTAAAATATGAAGGTTTATTGCGTCAAAAGGAATCTAAACTTCGTGCAGATATGGAAAAGTTCCAAAGAGAAGCGAGTACTTTAACGCAGTTCGAAGGACAGGTTAGACAAAAAGCTTTGTATGAAGCCCAAGATAAGTTTCAAATGAAGCAAGAGGAATATGCGCGTAAATTATATGAGTTAGAAGAAAGTTATAATCGTGACATTGACCGCGCCATTAATGAGTTTTTAGATAGGTATTGTGAAGACAAACCTTATGAAATGGTTTTGAGTAATTCTAATTTGGGAATTATACGTTGGGCGCATGAAAGTTTAGATATTACCAATGCGGTATTGGAAGGTTTAAACGCGGAATACGCTGAGCAAAATACAACTGAAAAATCAGCGGAATAA